In Chloroflexota bacterium, the genomic window CTGCCCGTCACGCCAGTCGCGTCCTGGCCAGCCAGGTAGAGGGCCAGCGGGAGCATGTGCTCCGGCACGACCGGCCGACGGCCCGGCGCCATGCCGGCCGCGATCCGCTCGCGGACCGTGTCGTCGAACCAGGAGCCACGCGTGTGGCCCGGGATCATGATGTTCACGGCGACGTTGTGCTGGCGTACCTCGTCCGCGAGGTAGAAGCTCATCGTCGCCAGCGCCGCCTTCGAGGCCATGTAGGGCATCTCGCGCGAGTTCGGCCGTAGCGCCGCGTACGCCCCGCCGTGGGAGAAGGCCAGGATGCCGCTGCTTACGATGTTGATCACGCTGCCCCGGCGCTTCTCGATCATCGGGCGAATGAACCGGCGCGTCACCTTCAGCGCGCCGAAGACGTTCACGCCGAAGCTCTTGACCCAATCGTCGTCGCTCGTCTCGAGGGTCGTGGTGCGACCGGTCTTGTTGACCAGGAACATCTGCAGCAGCGCCGCGTTATTGATCAAGACGTCCACCGTCCCGAATCTCTCCATCGTGGCCGCGAAGGCGGCGTCGATCTGTCGATCGTCCGTGACGTCCACGTCCAGCGCGAGCGCCTCCGGGCTCGCATCCAGCCGCCGGTGAAAATCCTCGACGCCGGCCCACGTCCGGTC contains:
- a CDS encoding SDR family oxidoreductase codes for the protein MRIDVLPPHPELEGRVAVVTGAARGMGRAYVEGFLAAKARVVATDRTWAGVEDFHRRLDASPEALALDVDVTDDRQIDAAFAATMERFGTVDVLINNAALLQMFLVNKTGRTTTLETSDDDWVKSFGVNVFGALKVTRRFIRPMIEKRRGSVINIVSSGILAFSHGGAYAALRPNSREMPYMASKAALATMSFYLADEVRQHNVAVNIMIPGHTRGSWFDDTVRERIAAGMAPGRRPVVPEHMLPLALYLAGQDATGVTGRMFDVMTWNEEHGFGGYERWQDLSLPEDIERAFASASAPITPGSSATTAR